From the Aspergillus puulaauensis MK2 DNA, chromosome 1, nearly complete sequence genome, the window AAGCGAGATCGActctgaagaagacgacgacgacaacgatGGCGATAATGATGACGACGTAAAATCATCCATTAACAACATATCCTTCGGCGCGCTCGCCAAAGCGCAAGCGTCGTTCGGGTCCAACGGTAAGCGGCGCACGAAAGGTGCGAAAGAAAGCGACGAACCAGCAACAAATTCACCACTAAACGACATCCGAGCCCGGATCCAAGAGGCACGCGAACAAAAACGCAAAGCATCGGCAACGTCAAAGGAAGGGACTTCGAGGTTTGAGAAGCCGGCATCTCGCTCCTCAAAACATGCACCTACAATACAATCGTCCAAGTTCGCTGTTTCTCGGAAACGCACTATCGTTGAACCACCGAGTGTACCTAAATCCCGGGACCCGAGATTCGATCCAACGATTGTTGGTCGCAGGGGAGGAAAGTCTGCCCCGAGCGACGCTTATTCGTTTCTGGACGACTATCGCGCCGCGGAACTGAAGGATTTGAAGGACCAGCTTGCCAAGACGAAGGatgtgaagaggagggaggcgCTACAGCGAGAAATTCGGTCTGCGGCAGACCGGATGCGTTCGATTGAGAATAATAAGCGCGAGAAGGATATCTTGTCCGAACATAAGAAACGGGAAAAACAGCTTATTCGCGAGGGCAAGAAGGCTACGCCTTAtttcttgaagaactcaGATCTTAAGAAACAGGCCTTGTTGAAGAAATATGAGGGTATGAAGTCGAAGGACCGCTTAAAGGCGCTggaaagaagacgaaagAAGGCTACTGCtaaggagaggaaggagatgccGATGGAGCGTAGAGGGCTAAGCGATAGCTTTGACGCAGCCCCGAGGAAACGGCAACGTCTCGACTGAACTGCCGCAGTTTCACAATGTTCATAATCGATAACTTGGTTGTACATGCTTAGAAATAGAATACAGCGTCTAATAGGGCGAGAACGGGAGTATAAACTCAAAAGATGGCCACACTTATTAGTTGACATTATCCAAAACTATCCGCATCCTTTCCTTATCGCGTAATGAGATGACCTCAAATGAAATGTCCTGCAAATAAAATGGCCCTGAAGGCCAAACGCGAAGGGGGAATGATAATGAATAAACAGATGGTATCGCAACAGGGCATCGAAGCCATACAATGATCACCGAAACGAGGAAAGATCGAAAACTGGTATGGACAAGATTCCTGTGAACATGGAATAAATAAGACAATAAACTCCGTATAAACGCCTCCTGGTTTGTAAATAGAGCCAGGTTGAAGCAAAAAAGTGTCCTTTTACCTGGATGGTATTGTAACAAATGAGAACCGGACACTCCGTAGAGTAAGAAATAACAAACGAAAGCAAATGTAAAACCTTCCATGGTGCAGTTCATGCTGTGTTCGTGTAGCCAATCATACTTTCAAATATCCATCTCAGATCATCATGCGCAGCCATTCCATCCCGGCTTATACCTTACAAGATGGACATCAAAGACCGTATATAACTAATACCGCTTGTGAACTAGTTGGCACAAGTTTAAGAATGGAATAGGTCCCAGGCGCGAGCACAGAGACCCAAgaattcttctttctttctccgctGCGTCTCCGGAGAGTCCCGCCCTGCCCCAAACGGACCATAGGCAGCACCCGCACCATGTCCCAATGCGGGATTGGGTCTATAATGAGAATCGGGTCCATGCCCCAAGGGTGGGCTTCCGTTATCCCGCTCATATTCACTTCTGGGACGGCGACGAGAAGTTCCTTCCGCTGCGTATGGTGCTGGATGATGCGGAGCGTGCGCACTCCCCATTGGCACAGTTTCAAGGTGAGGCACAGCTGACTTTGGACCATTGACGGCGCGGGGGGAAGGcggggttggaggttgatgtccACCGTAGTGCACAATACGTGGCAGTAGGTCTTCTCGCCCACCAGATAAATCTTGAACTGCCTCCTCGGCTGAACGGTATTCGCGGGGTCGGTTCGATTGTTGCGCACTCCCCGGTATTCTGGGCGATGGTAGAGGAGGCAGGTTATTTGACTGGTTTGAATTAGATGCAGTTGATCCCTGGTAGTAAGGAGTGCGGTTCGAGTCATGGTCCCGAGAAGCTGCCAGGGCATCGGAGCCGAAAACATCTGAAAGGGGTGGAAGGCGATTGCTGGTTTGTGTGGCAGGTACATGGTGAATATGTGAACTAGAGCCTAGTGTTGGGCTCTGGTTCACCACGTGCCGCGTTAGCGGTTGTGGCTGATGACGGCCCGTAAATGTCTGGTTAAGTGGTGCAGATTGGACGACACGCTCGTTCGCAAACTGGGCCGCCGTTGGGGGTACAATGGAGAGCCCCGGGGGGGCTCTTCTTTTCGAAGCACCGGCCTTTGGGATACTAAATGGGTTGGATTCGGACGGTTTGACGCCGTCTGGACCGTCATCTTTAGCCGATTTTTGGAGCCTGGCTTCAATTATATGCCGTTGCTGGTCGCGCACTGATAGGCTTCTTTGCAGTTGTTCCCGCATAATCGGGTCGTGAGTCTGAAAGCCAGGCGACAGGCAGGCGATTCCCACGTCCTGCATCTTAACATCGCGAGCAGTCATAGGACCACCCGGGGCCCGGGCTGACAATCTTTCGGAGGTAGGAAGGCTGGTAGAAAGGTCGAGTTTTCGGGGTCGGGGGCGGGTACTGGTTTGCATTCcaggcgacgagggcggCTCCTTTTTCACGATAACTTTCGGGGGGTTGCTGCCGTTCTGCGAGCTATCGGGATATCAGATTTGGTTCTTCTGTCATATTCATAGTCTTTGTCAGGTACTTACGAGGGAGAAGTCATTTTCTTCCCGGCAGGGGAACTCTTATTGGAAGACCCATCTCGAGACACAATGGCCGCGCGCGGTGGCGTAGAGCTGGATTGGTTGCTGGTATTTGCTGGAGCCAGCCGTCTCGGACTCGAGTCTCTGTTCATGCGAGGAGATGGGAGCGGTGCGGCCGCGGCTGATGCGACGGCGGTAGACATTATCCGAGTTCACAAAAAATCAAGTCGGAAAGCAAGCGACAAGACAGACGGTTAAGGTATAGGGTGGCTGGAAGGCGGAGCAGCGGGTCTCAACGAGAGCGACTATGATACTCGATCGTCGAGGATCACAAGGGCACCCTTGCGGCTGGTAACATAAACGctctttttatatataataacgTCTAAGTTGCGCTGGCGACAGGCGATGTAAACAGGCGAGGCCGGAtgaaatgaaaaaaaaaaaaaaaaagcgcACTGTTTTGGCGGCTAACAAACGTCTGTTCTCGTGAAAAGGTATGGAGGGATAACAGAGACCGAGCTGAGGCTAGCGAACGGAGCTTGGACGaccaacaaccacaaccacaaccacaacccaAACGACGAACCACGACGAGGACAAAGACGGCGAAAGAAGACGCGGGGTGACAGGGCCGCAGGCGATCCAACACCTATTTGGAGGATTGTCAAATGGTTGGGTTGAAAGACGGACAAAAGAGCTGGGAATGCTTCGATGCCTGCTCTTCggggggaggggaagggacAGGCGGGCGGCTAACAAGAGCTGGGCGGCAGTGTGACAGCGACAACAGATCGAAGGAAATACTAGTAAGAATACGGAGAAGAGACCGGGATCTGAAAGTCAAAGAGCAGGCCCAGAACGAAGGCAGCCGGCCGAAAGGAGAggagcaaaaaaagaaaaagaaaagaaaagaaagaaagcgggaaaaagaaagaagcgcCCGTGGGAGTGCGAGACGGAGAAAGGAAGCAGCTCGCGGGGAGACCCAGAGAGCAgaagaggcggaggaaaGGATATAGGAGAGAGGACggagagaggaggagattgaggagggggagagaaATCGACAAGAGCTCGGAGCGAAGACTACAATTGTGATCACTGATCACGCTGAAATTAAGATCCTTCTGTGTTTATAAAACGAAATTGGGCTGAAACAGAGCCACCAACTGCGAACTGCTCAGCAGTTCCCAATTCCATGCATCGTGATTCCAGATTCCAGTTCCTGGCTCAGTGCTGGTGGAGCGGGTGGCCGCCTGCAGCGCTGATTGGCACTGGCTGAGACATGGTTTGTTTCTGGCTGTGGATGATGTGACACTCTTGCGACAATCCTCCTGATTCAAGGGGCCGTCCACGCTGCCCATATAAGCCCCCAGGGTCTCGTCGGCGACTCGCCGTGCCCGTGCCAGCCGAGTGTTGGATTCTCTGCACCCTCTTGCTTGACTTGGTCGCTGCGACGACTCGGGGGCATGGTACGGAGAAACTCAGCGTCTGTGCAGTTCGTGAAGCAggggctccagctccagcgagTCAGCGACCCATCCAGATCGATCCAGCCTATGAAGATCCTGGCGCCGGCGCTTGGGGCACGCTCTGGATGGGGTCTGGAGAGGGATGGTTGATGGGCCTCCACGGGCCTCTCCATCAAACTTCAAAAGCCTGGCCAAGTCAGTTGGGGTCTGAAATTGGAAGCTCTTTGTCTTCAAGCCGGACACGATGCTGAGAGCCTGAGATGCTGTGTGCCGGTGGTGATGGAATGTTTCATCGCCCCAACGAGCACCCACCTGGTTGGCGCCAGTGGAAACAACACTTGGACCATCTCCCAGTGGTCGGTAGTCTCGGCTTCCATCGCCTGTCACACATTTATGAATCACGatccctccccctcaccCAGTTAACCGCTTGTGGGAAGTCTTGCCCGCAttgttgctttctttttctcgtcAATAATTTACCTGATTCGACGTCTCACATTCCATCCGGCTTCTCCTCGGGTTTCAATTCAGACACACATGCGCAAGCAGAAGATGAGGTGAGATTTTGCCAGGCAGTCTCCTCAAGTTGGACCGTCTCGCCCGTCGTGTACTTTTGTGCCTTCGTTCGATCTGGGTTTGGAGGACCgtgctggccctgctggccctCCACGAGTTGAACTCTGCTGTCAGAATTGATCTTCGCGACTAAATCGATGATCTGAAAGGGTCCAAACTCCAAGCTGGAACCTGAAAGTGGAAAAGCCTCTCGCTTCAATAGCCTTTCCTTTAGTCCCATCCCAACCACTGCACCGGAAGCTTTTCCAGGCGAAGATCGCTCTGCAGGTGTAGCTTTTTCTAGTGGGCAGAAGCCGCTTGGAAACCCTGCTCGCCAAAGTACGTAACTCCTCCGTACCGAGTGCTGAGTGAGATATACTGTCTCAAGCACGCCATCCTTTCTGTTTGCTGCCGCTTATTCTTCCGACTATTTATCCGTTTTATCCTGGTTAAAATGGACTTGGACCCTGGACCTGAACTTCGATATCTTGTGGAGTAATATTACTATGATACCCTCCAACAGAACACTTGTCAGTCTACAACTCACGCCAGCCAGCTGGCAACACACAGTTCCCCATATGCACCGCACGGGCTTATCAATCTACCAACTCATACGTGGAGTTCGGTACCACTGGCCGCACCTTGGCTGGTCGAGGAACTTCCAGACTGTTTCATTGCTTTATCTATATGGCCAGACTCACGGCATGCAGGGATTGTATCCACAACCCCTGCTGTGGTTGCAGCGCCAATGCTGACCTGCCACACCTTGTAGCTCGGCTGGGAGAAAACTCATGCTATTATTGCTCTTAATTTACACACCCTGTAATGGGTAAATAGCTGCGGTTGTCATATATCCTGATTCATATAGCAACTACTCGCACCCATGCCGCCAGCTCAGTGCGTGACGGGAAATACCTATAGAGCGATGGGAGAGTGTGGTGTGATTATGCAACCAGCATTCCGGGTCAACAGTTGGATTGCTAATAGTGTCCACACTAAACTTGTCACTATCTACACCGCAAACAAAAAGCGGTCCATAGACTCCGTCGTTTGTGCTGCGGTCTCCAGTCAGGCTGTATAGATCAGATTCCACGTGCAAGTAGATTATACCATCTTTGGTCAACAGTTGATCCCGAGTCAGTCACGCTTGACGAGCCATTATACCATGGCGTTATGACCCCAAACGAAATTCAAGGGACACCTAAATAATTTACCACCTACGGTAGTAGCTGCTTTGAATTGCGGAGAGCCAACACCATGTGGATGAGAGCCTCAGGCAACACTTCCACCTCGAAGGCGGTCAGTGCCTATCGATAACCGCTTTCGACTTTTTTCATGAAGAGGAACAAGCCTTTTCCCAAATATCGCCCTCAACCTCTAGCCTCCACTCTTGAATTCGTCGCTAGACAATCACGGCTTCGACAGAATAAAGCCTGATACACAATTACCACACAACATATCGCATTGGCTTCCCGCCACCGCTCGAGCGACCATCAATCCCACCCCGCAATATCGCACTCCGGTCCACGCATACTCCcaattaaatattaaatattacaGACCTCAATGCCTTCGTCCGTACATTCTCAAGATAACGACCAATCCATGGTCGACGCTCAGAACCAGGAGCACGAGCAAaccgagcagcagcagcaggagccggagccggagctcGAAGAGAAGCGCATTGTCGTTGTACGTGGTCCTTCACTTGCCACCAGTTGAATAGTCGCGGACCGTACAGGACTGGATCACATTGAATTGCATTAGTTCTAACCAAGTATATTTATGTGAATAGTTACCCGGCGCTACAGACACAGCAGCCTCGTTCCAGTTCGAGGGCGAGGGACATACATTAGGGAATGCGCTCCGTTATGCGATTATGAAGAAGTatgtttccttttt encodes:
- the RPC19 gene encoding DNA-directed RNA polymerase core subunit RPC19 (COG:K;~EggNog:ENOG410PQX3;~InterPro:IPR033898,IPR036603,IPR009025,IPR008193;~PFAM:PF01193,PF13656;~go_function: GO:0003677 - DNA binding [Evidence IEA];~go_function: GO:0003899 - DNA-directed 5'-3' RNA polymerase activity [Evidence IEA];~go_function: GO:0046983 - protein dimerization activity [Evidence IEA];~go_process: GO:0006351 - transcription, DNA-templated [Evidence IEA]), with translation MPSSVHSQDNDQSMVDAQNQEHEQTEQQQQEPEPELEEKRIVVLPGATDTAASFQFEGEGHTLGNALRYAIMKNPDVEFCGYTIPHPSESKMNIRIQTYDTTTAVEALEKGLDSLMDLCDVVTDKFTDARDTFNAEQADRMES
- the rrp36 gene encoding putative pre-rRNA processing protein (BUSCO:EOG09265M98;~COG:J;~EggNog:ENOG410PHSW;~InterPro:IPR009292;~PFAM:PF06102;~go_process: GO:0000469 - cleavage involved in rRNA processing [Evidence IEA]) — translated: MAISDLLNRRVRARADDDEEVYSDGSESEVLSDAEGSDESGSDNASEISEGSDDESNPSEAQGSEPEASEIDSEEDDDDNDGDNDDDVKSSINNISFGALAKAQASFGSNGKRRTKGAKESDEPATNSPLNDIRARIQEAREQKRKASATSKEGTSRFEKPASRSSKHAPTIQSSKFAVSRKRTIVEPPSVPKSRDPRFDPTIVGRRGGKSAPSDAYSFLDDYRAAELKDLKDQLAKTKDVKRREALQREIRSAADRMRSIENNKREKDILSEHKKREKQLIREGKKATPYFLKNSDLKKQALLKKYEGMKSKDRLKALERRRKKATAKERKEMPMERRGLSDSFDAAPRKRQRLD
- a CDS encoding uncharacterized protein (COG:S;~EggNog:ENOG410PM4C) — translated: MSTAVASAAAAPLPSPRMNRDSSPRRLAPANTSNQSSSTPPRAAIVSRDGSSNKSSPAGKKMTSPSSQNGSNPPKVIVKKEPPSSPGMQTSTRPRPRKLDLSTSLPTSERLSARAPGGPMTARDVKMQDVGIACLSPGFQTHDPIMREQLQRSLSVRDQQRHIIEARLQKSAKDDGPDGVKPSESNPFSIPKAGASKRRAPPGLSIVPPTAAQFANERVVQSAPLNQTFTGRHQPQPLTRHVVNQSPTLGSSSHIHHVPATQTSNRLPPLSDVFGSDALAASRDHDSNRTPYYQGSTASNSNQSNNLPPLPSPRIPGSAQQSNRPREYRSAEEAVQDLSGGREDLLPRIVHYGGHQPPTPPSPRAVNGPKSAVPHLETVPMGSAHAPHHPAPYAAEGTSRRRPRSEYERDNGSPPLGHGPDSHYRPNPALGHGAGAAYGPFGAGRDSPETQRRKKEEFLGLCARAWDLFHS